From the genome of Hyperolius riggenbachi isolate aHypRig1 chromosome 9, aHypRig1.pri, whole genome shotgun sequence, one region includes:
- the LOC137533418 gene encoding putative nuclease HARBI1, which yields MDLSDWDAETLVGAVCLAQSLENRRKRKRKRIVWSKNWLLQRDRYSDVSLLNELRVNNPEDFRNYLRMSNANFQCLLEKVSPYIAKQDTRMRQAITPEERLAVTLRFLATGRTYEDLKFSMAISAQALGRIIPETCQAIIDVLVRDYMRLPNTPEEWNLVATQFQDLWQFPNCGGALDGKHVRIAAPAKSGSMYYNYKGFFSIILMAVANAKYEFVMVDVGKPGRMSDGGVLERTVFGRRLKDKLLRLPNNDQTVHGLNFNFVADEAFALGENMLRPFPFRGLTEQRKIFNYRLSRARRVVENAFGIMAQRFRIFHTCMNVAPAKVEKIVFACCLLHNFLRRNNAAGYMPPQSVDFEDLNTGVIIPGAWRSEPSALADIPPSAPVRTCASLQENRDQYVRYFMGDGAVTWQAAMIV from the exons ATGGATTTGAGCGACTGGGATGCGGAAACACTCGTTGGAGCTGTATGCCTGGCACAAAGTTTAGAGAACAGGCGCAAAAGGAAACGGAAAAGGATAGTGTGGAGCAAAAACTGGCTTCTACAGCGGGACAGATACTCTGATGTGAGTTTATTGAATGAACTGCGGGTAAATAACCCAGAGGACTTTCGTAATTACCTCCGCATGTCCAATGCAAATTTCCAGTGTCTGCTGGAGAAAGTAAGTCCGTACATTGCAAAGCAGGATACGAGGATGCGTCAAGCCATTACACCAGAGGAGCGCCTTGCCGTCACCCTGCGCTTCCTTGCCACGGGTCGTACTTACGAGGATTTGAAGTTTTCGATGGCGATTTCCGCGCAGGCACTCGGACGGATTATCCCTGAGACATGCCAGGCAATTATCGATGTTCTTGTGCGAGATTATATGCGG CTGCCAAACACCCCAGAGGAATGGAATCTTGTGGCCACACAGTTCCAGGACTTGTGGCAGTTTCCAAACTGCGGAGGAGCCCTAGATGGCAAACATGTGCGGATCGCGGCTCCAGCAAAATCTGGATCTATGTACTACAATTATAAAGGCTTCTTCAGCATCATCTTGATGGCGGTGGCTAATGCAAAGTATGAGTTTGTGATGGTCGATGTTGGGAAGCCGGGACGCATGTCAGATGGCGGAGTTCTTGAACGCACCGTATTCGGTCGAAGGCTGAAGGATAAACTACTGCGTTTGCCAAACAATGATCAAACCGTGCATGGTCTCAACTTTAATTTTGTAGCTGATGAGGCATTTGCCTTAGGTGAAAACATGCTAAGGCCATTCCCATTCCGGGGGTTGACGGAACAACGGAAGATCTTTAACTACCGCTTGTCACGGGCAAGGAGGGTTGTTGAGAACGCTTTTGGAATTATGGCACAGCGCTTTCGCATCTTTCATACTTGTATGAATGTAGCCCCAGCGAAAGTTGAAAAAATAGTGTTTGCATGCTGTCTTTTGCACAATTTTCTACGCCGGAACAATGCCGCTGGCTACATGCCGCCCCAATCCGTGGACTTTGAGGACTTAAATACTGGGGTGATAATTCCAGGAGCCTGGCGTTCAGAACCTTCGGCCCTTGCAGACATTCCCCCCTCGGCACCGGTTCGGACCTGTGCTTCCTTGCAGGAGAATAGAGATCAATATGTTCGTTACTTTATGGGTGATGGGGCTGTCACGTGGCAAGCAGCTATGATTGTTTGA
- the LOC137533419 gene encoding uncharacterized protein: MASQHDSEVEEADEGGGGHTSKGKPTREGQQVGQHGQHEVPGGLLKDTQGVQAAGSHGGPFEAHQSKQKALPVAHQSENVANTPEMMTAQHGIKRNEAKQAQSVARNHNRTHATKTTNDSDGVPFLADQGNKAMPAARESTKAANTVETMPTHHGLKKNNEQEPKQALSVARTHNRTHMSRDATETTNDNTPGTLRTTTALNTQTLGHRSNATGRVSKQATKATNESCKVRRTESKPSCPKVTVPQTVNHSVSKSVTKCTNVTAHSRKSKMPKTNKKTHHTNTAVAKTTADNVTVSTKTTNVCSNSRSTKDPCKRRSTEQKSPAKRQKLSFADAIAQPVTEHRKKGATDAAHDDNPKKEKKYAKVEPKKKKLNTRHKCSPMTKGEVRILVRHFDSRDYDCVLGTYRHPNIRKNKILDKVVEELREKLGKVRERSALIKKWYDLKHKQRRCLSRVREELKTCKYKRFLVTLDPTNTAFHLSIPVSVLAILCLLIFSPSVGQVTTKTTRSCLPTQSPPPREKETHTEPVAVPLPELQKIVSQGGNSTTSAVEAHVPTAPPLLTTNDTFHNVEDQPAAIEELKDITVQVDNDSDQDSTASSSDFLERKKKILKRLRRVEEDMVEINHKLQKLQHIGNMALKVQEEVSSLRAAGNNHLVVSFTGPANGTRKGHGPGNSSRPGSAVHARHGHSHTPVVCSILRVYRLGHLPGRIRKNQAVIEDDELAIRPEGAGRSLRLHNKQMFSIWNLMHSAEKAAKCSCNTIKNDDLLKQI; this comes from the exons ATGGCTTCCCAGCATGACTCCGAAGTGGAAGAGGCAGatgaggggggtggaggacacacatcaaAAGGTAAACCGACGCGTGAAGGACAACAGGTAGGACAACATGGCCAGCATGAGGTCCCAGGCGGACTCTTGAAAGATACACAAGGCGTACAGGCCGCAGGGTCACATGGGGGACCTTTTGAAGCCCACCAAAGCAAACAGAAAGCCCTGCCAGTTGCCCATCAATCCGAAAACGTTGCCAACACACCAGAGATGATGACAGCGCAGCATGGCATAAAAAGAAACGAGGCAAAACAAGCACAGTCAGTTGCAAGAAACCACAATCGCACACATGCCACGAAAACCACCAATGATAGTGATGGGGTACCATTTCTAGCCGACCAAGGCAACAAAGCCATGCCAGCTGCACGTGAATCAACAAAAGCTGCCAACACAGTTGAGACAATGCCAACGCACCACGGTTTAAAAAAGAACAATGAGCAGGAGCCAAAACAAGCACTGTCAGTTGCAAGAACACACAATCGCACACATATGTCGCGTGATGCCACGGAAACCACCAATGACAATACACCTGGCACGCTACGCACCACAACTgctttaaatacacagacacttggACACAGAAGTAACGCCACTGGGCGTGTATCTAAGCAAGCCACCAAGGCCACCAATGAAAGCTGTAAAGTGCGACGAACAGAATCAAAGCCTTCGTGTCCAAAAGTCACTGTACCACAAACTGTCAATCACAGTGTGTCAAAGAGCGTCACTAAGTGCACCAATGTTACGGCACACTCCAGAAAAAGTAAAatgccaaaaacaaacaaaaaaacacaccatACAAACACTGCCGTTGCAAAAACAACTGCAGACAATGTGACAGTGTCCACAAAGACCACCAATGTCTGTTCCAATTCTCGTTCCACCAAAGATCCATGTAAAAGGAGATCGACCGAACAGAAGTCGCCTGCCAAACGGCAGAAATTGTCGTTTGCCGATGCCATTGCGCAGCCTGTCACTGAACACCGTAAGAAAGGTGCGACTGACGCTGCACATGATGATAAtcccaaaaaagagaaaaagtatGCAAAAGTTGAACCAAAGAAGAAGAAGCTGAACACACGACATAAGTGTTCTCCTATGACCAAGGGAGAAGTAAGGATTCTTGTGCGCCACTTTGATAGCAGAGATTATGACTGTGTTCTGGGCACCTACCGCCATCCAAACATCCGCAAGAATAAAATATTAGACAAAGTGGTGGAAGAGTTGAGGGAGAAATTGGGGAAGGTGCGAGAACGCAGTGCACTAATAAAGAAATGGTACGACTTGAAGCACAAACaacgccgctgcctaagcagagtGAGAGAGGAGTTGAAGACTTGTAAGTATAAACGCTTTTTGGTTACCCTCgatcccaccaacactgcattccATCTCTCCATTCCTGTCTCTGTCCTTGCCATCTTGTGTCTATTAATTTTTTCTCCTTCTGTAGGCCAAGTGACAACAAAAACGACAAGGAGCTGCCTGCCGACACAAAGTCCGCCACCGAGGGAGAAAGAAACCCATACAG AGCCTGTTGCCGTACCATTACCAGAGCTACAGAAGATTGTCAGCCAAGGCGGAAATTCAACCACAAGCGCCGTTGAAG CCCATGTGCCAACAGCACCCCCACTTCTAACCACCAATGACACTTTTCACAACGTTGAAGATCAGCCAGCTGCAATCGAAG AACTGAAGGACATTACAGTGCAAGTCGACAACGACAGTGACCAAGACAGCACAGCCTCCAGTTCTG attttttggaaaggaaaaagaaaattTTGAAAAGGCTACGCCGAGTCGAGGAGGATATGGTCGAGATCAACCATAAGCTGCAGAAACTGCAGCACATTGGAAATATGGCACTTAAAGTGCAGGAGGAGGTCTCTTCTTTAAGAGCTGCA GGCAACAATCACCTTGTCGTGTCCTTTACGGGTCCTGCAAATGGCACCCGTAAAGGACACGGCCCCGGAAATTCCTCCAGACCAGGGTCAGCTGTGCATGCGCGGCACGGCCACTCGCACACTCCCGTTGTCTGCAGCATTCTGCGCGTGTACCGACTGGGCCACTTACCCGGCAGGATTCGGAAGAACCAGGCAGTGATTGAAGATGATGAGctagcgatcaggccagagggggctggaagaagcctcag ATTGCATAATAAGCAGATGTTTAGCATTTGGAATCTGATGCACTCTGCAGAAAAGGCAGCAAAGTGCTCCTGTAATACTATCAAAAATGATGAcctgttaaagcaaatctga